TTGCTCGGCCTGGTCTTGCACCTCTTCCGCCTCGACGTCTTCCGCCGGTAGCGTCGAAAAATCGAGAATGGTTCGAAGCCCCGACACCGCCAGCATCAGGCCCAGAATGAGATAGACGATCGGCCCCAGCGACAGCCCAGCGCCAACCAGCATGATCGCCCCGCCGAGGACGATCCCCAATCCCACCAGGGTCGAGGTCAGTCCCTCTGCAAGAAGGGCATAGGCCGTCCCGAAACAGCAGCCCACCGCCGCGCTGAGCAGGAGCAGCCCGCCTATCCGGAGACTGAATACGAAGATCTTCGATCCCGCGACAAATGTCTCGTTCCCCGCGGCACCACCGAATACGAAAAAGCCGAAGAAGATCATCAGGGCTGCGGTCAGCGCGCACGCCCCCGTGTGCTGGCGCACGTAGGCTTCGACGTCGATGACTTCAACGTGATCAGAAAACTGCGACACGATGTCCTCGAATCTCGTCGTCGAACTGCATATGACAAGTGCCGCGTTAATCCGCGGACTCGTCTTTCCCGCGGACGGTCAGCACGGGGCACTCGGCCTTGCGCACCACCTTTTCCGTCGTGCTCCCCAGAAGTGCATGGGCAAATGCCCCGCGGCCGTGCGTGGCCATCACGATCAGGTCGATCTCGTGCTCCCGCGCGAAGGCAATGATCTCCGCAAACGGGCGCCCCACTCCGATATGCACCAGCGCTTCGCGCTTCACGTCCGACAGGAACTTCGCCTTGAAATCCAGCATGCGTTCCCTGGCCAGCTCCAGCAACTCTTCCGGCGGAGGACCGACCGGGATGCTTTCCGGCCCCATGCCGCTCCAATACTGGTAGGCCTCATCCAGGATATACAGGGCGTGAAGCTGGGCATCGAAGGTGCGGGCCAGTTCCACCGCGTAGGGCGCGGCCTGCATGGACACGTCCGAAAAGTCCGTCGGAAAGAGGATGTTCGAAAAGCGGATAGACATGAGACGTGACGCTCCGGGCTTCCCTGCCGAACGGCCGGCGTCGACACACCTGTCATCCTACGGTAACCGACGGATTCGGTCAAACCGCAACTGGCCGAGCCGTACCGTTTTCTTATACAATCCTCGAAACGCCCGGCCGCCGAAAATGACTCCCGCACGGGTCATTTCGCAGGCCGTAAAGATCGAAAACGACGCAGTCATACGAAGCCCGAACTGCGTCGGCGCAGCCTCTGACAATCGAGAATCCCATGGTGGAACTGAACGTTCTTTCATCAGATCCTTCCCCTCCGAAGCGGCGACTCCCCTCCTGGCTCAAGCGGCCCGTGCCCTCCGGGGACTTCGGACACACCCGCGGCGTCGTCGCCGAGAGCGGCGTGGCCACGGTTTGCCAGGAAGCCCGCTGTCCCAACCTCTCCGAATGCTGGTCCAAGCGACACGCGACGTTCATGATCCTCGGCGACAAGTGTACGCGGCGATGTCATTATTGCGCGGTCGATACCGCTCGCCCCGAGCCCCCCGCCGCCGACGAACCCGATCGACTCGGCGAAGCCGTCGCCCAGCTCAGCCTGCGACACGTCGTGCTCACGGCCGTGGCACGCGACGATTTGAAAGACGAAGGCGCGGGGCATTACGCCGCGTGCGTTCGGGCGATTCATGAGCGATGTCCATCCACGACCGTCGAAGTCCTGCCGGCTGACATGCACGCGCGGCGCGACTGCATCCAGACGCTCTGCGACGCCGGGCCGGAGCTGTACAACCACAACATCGAAATGGTCGAGCGGCTGACGCCCGCTTTTCGTCCGCAGGGGAAATACCGCCGATCGATTGATGTGCTCCGTATCGTCAAGGAGATTGCTCCGCACATTCTCACCAAGAGCGGCCTTATGGTCGGCCTGGGTGAAACGGTTGACGAACTTCACCAGACCTTCCGCGATCTGCGCGACGTCGACTGCGATGTGCTCACCATCGGGCAATACCTCCAACCCACCCTCGACGGCCACGCACCCGTGGCCCGCTACTACCGGCCGGAGGAGTTTGAAGAACTCGCCGCATTCGCTCGCGAACTGGGCTTCATCAGCGTGGCGGCGGGGCCCTTCGTGCGCTCCAGCTACAACGCCGGCGAGGTGTTCGAAGAAAGCCGCCGGCGTCGTAATTCCGAAGCGGTTTCTTAGTTGAACGACCAACTGAGAATTGCACGCAGGCACCATTTCTTCCTACCGTGGTGCAAATCAATGGGCCGGAGTAGCCACGAAGCGACGAAGCCACGCATGGGAAGATAGGCAATAGGCAATTGGAAGAAGATCGGGGCATTCGGGTTTCTCCTTATCGGCACTAACGCGGTGCGGCACGGGCACCGGCGCGTGACCCTCTATAAGTAATAACGCGCATGGGCGCTCAGTCGGATTGGCGTTTAAAGTGAGCGCGCGTGGAATGGTCGCACGTAAGGCCCTATGAGGACAGTGGTTACGGACTGGGCGCGCGGCCGGGAAAATGCGCGGGATGCTGTTGGCAGAAGGCAATGACGCGGATCGGCAAAGCGGGATCGGGCTAAGAACACGCGGCCCAGGAGGGCATTTCCACGAAGCGTGGGCAACCAATTCGGCGCCCATCGACACTTATCACCTTCAGTGATTTCAGGAGTCGAATGGACGTTTAATGCCTTATCTTAAGAAAGTCTGAAACATCGATGTGGCACGTTTTTCATTGTTTTACCACGCCGCGGGTGGTAAAATGCGACTTCATGCCTGCGATTGTCTGAGCGCCGCCGCGGGTGGACATTTGCCGCCCGTTGGATGCAACACCATAGGAGGACCCACCATGGCGCCACATCCTGCTCGGGCGATGTTTAATTCCGTAAACGGAAATCACTGCGGGTCGAGCCGGGGGAAATCGCACTTGAACTCCGTGTCCGTACTCCTCGGCTTCGTGGCGATAATTGCGGCACCTGTTTACGGGCAGTGTCAGTGGCTGCCGGGAGACGGCGCGCCGGGTCTCTACCCCACCATCGCGGTTGCCGAGGCCTGGACTCTGTGGGATCCGGATGGCCCCGGCGGGCAGCCGGAGTTGCTCGTACTTGGTGGGGAATTCAGTGTTGTCGGCAAAACCGTGGCCAACAACATCGCGGCATGGGACGGCTCCAACTGGTCCCCCCTGGGAACGGGCATGAACGACGCTGTCCGCGCGTTCACTGTCTTCGACGACGGCAGCGGCCCGGCGCTTTACGCGGGGGGTGAGTTCACCACTGCAGGGGGGGGTAAGTGCCAAGTACATCGCCAAGTGGGACGGCTCGAACTGGTTACCCCTGGGAACGGGGACGAACGGTTCGATCTACTCACTCACCGTTTTTGACGACGGGAGCGGCCCGGCACTCTACGCAGGAGGGTGGTTCCAATTTGGCGGGGCATATGGCATCGCCAAGTGGGACGGTTCGACCTGGTCGCCATTGGGAACGGGGATGAATGGCACGGTCTGGAGCCTCGCCGTTTTCGACGATGGAAGTGGGCCGGCGCTTTACGCGGGGGGTTCGTTCTCGACCGCCGGCGGCGTGAGCAGCAGGGGCATCGCCAAGTGGGACGGCTCGACCTGGTCGGCCGTGGGACCGGCGACGGATGGCGGTGTCTACGCCCTCACCGTCTTTGACGACGGGAGCGGTGCAGCCCTGTATGTGGGCGGTTCCTTCTACAATGTCGGACTGGTGGGCGCTTGGAGCATCGCCAAGTGGGACGGTTCGACCTGGGCGGCGCTGGGAACGGGGATGAGGTACATATCGCCGGATCGTCCGGAAGTTCACGCTCTTGGTGTATTCGACGACGGAAGCGGCCCGGCGCTCGTCGCGGCGGGCCTATTTATCACGGCCGGAGGGGTCAGCGCCGACAACATCGCCAAATGGGATGGCTCGACCTGGTCTCCTCTGGGGGCGGGAATACCGGGGAGCGTAAGCGCTCCCGTCCATGCACTCGGGGCCTTCGACGACGGGAGCGGCCCAGCGTTATATGTGGGCGGGCGGTTCGACTCGGCCGGCGGCGTGAGCAGCAGGGGCATCGCCAAGTGGAACGGCTCGTCTTGGTTCGGCCTCGGCACTGGCCTAAATAGCTATATTTTGGATGTTATTGCTTTCGACGACGGCGGTGGACAGGCATTGTATGCGGGAGGAACTTTTACCATTGCCGGAGACGTCAACACCCGTGGAATCGCCAAGAGGAACGGATCGAGCTGGTCTGCTTTGGGGACGGGTCTGGACGGCTCGGCCTCGGCATTTGCCGTGTTCGACGACGGCAGCGGTCCGGCGCTGTTCGTGGGGGGCCAATTCACCAGCGCCGGCGGAATCAGCGCCAACCGAATTGCTAAATGGAACGGTTCGAGTTGGTCTTCCCTGGGGACGGGGATGAACGGCTCGGTCAGCACGCTCACGGTTTTCGACGACGGAAGCGGCCCGGCTTTGTACGCCGGGGGCGGATTCACAAGCGCCGGCGGGGTAAGCGCCAACTACGTTGCCAAATGGGATGGCTCAGCCTGGTCGGCCTTGGGAACCGAG
The genomic region above belongs to Phycisphaerae bacterium and contains:
- a CDS encoding universal stress protein, which produces MSIRFSNILFPTDFSDVSMQAAPYAVELARTFDAQLHALYILDEAYQYWSGMGPESIPVGPPPEELLELARERMLDFKAKFLSDVKREALVHIGVGRPFAEIIAFAREHEIDLIVMATHGRGAFAHALLGSTTEKVVRKAECPVLTVRGKDESAD
- the lipA gene encoding lipoyl synthase, whose amino-acid sequence is MVELNVLSSDPSPPKRRLPSWLKRPVPSGDFGHTRGVVAESGVATVCQEARCPNLSECWSKRHATFMILGDKCTRRCHYCAVDTARPEPPAADEPDRLGEAVAQLSLRHVVLTAVARDDLKDEGAGHYAACVRAIHERCPSTTVEVLPADMHARRDCIQTLCDAGPELYNHNIEMVERLTPAFRPQGKYRRSIDVLRIVKEIAPHILTKSGLMVGLGETVDELHQTFRDLRDVDCDVLTIGQYLQPTLDGHAPVARYYRPEEFEELAAFARELGFISVAAGPFVRSSYNAGEVFEESRRRRNSEAVS